The genomic window GCTGGCCCCTGGTCACTGCAGTTGTCAGGAAGGCTTTGCCTCAAACAGCTCGGGGCCGTCTCGACTGGGCGTCAGAAGAACCAGCCTCCGCTTTCCCATTTCTTTCACCTGCAAGTCCTTTGTAGCTAAGATACATTTATTCCTGAGAAGATTCCCCACCTCCTTGGAAAACACGGGCTCCAGCAGCCTTGAGTCTGGGACTCCCTGGAAGCATGGACCAGCCAGACCTGCTGGGCTTCCTCGTCATTACCTTAAACTGCAACGTGACCATCGTGGGTGAGTAGCGTGATTTCCCGCAGAGCTGGGTTGCTTTTCCTGGTCCTCCCCTGAGTAAGGCCTGGGCTCCAGCTTCCCTCTGGTTCTCCATCACTTAAGGAGGCTCCACCATCATTTAAGGACGTCTTGGGAGTGAGCGATGAAGAAGAAGGGACCGCTTCTTGCTGATATTTGGGGGCCGAGCAGGTGGAAGGGGTGTGTTTGTGTAAGTCTTCTCTGGTGACATTGCCAGGAAAAGGAACAATACAATCAAAGTTAAGACAAATGCATGCCCCCGCATGTAGCCACATGATTATGACATCAATCTTATAAGTCACCCACAGAACATTAAAACGCTTCAGTCCTGGGGGGGGAGCTTTTCGTTCATCTTTTTAGGGTGTATCCTTGAAGCTTAATTTGTAAAGATTAGTAAATTCTCTCGTGCACTTTGAACCAAATCTCAAttgtagtttagttttttttttaaacaaagaaagtaATAAAGTTTTCTGAATTTGATGTAGCCAAGTTAAATTTTCAGAGAGGTGTGGGTATCCCAGTAAAGGAATTGAGGAAAGGATTGAAATATGACCATGAAGTGGttgatattttttttattcactgCTTTTTAAACAAAGTCAACCTGTTTTAAAAGTTTGAGTGAATGACTTAATCAGGTAATGGTCACACAATCCTTGAGTTTAACTGCCTTGATTCATAGTAAAGTTTAGTTTTGCTGATAGCAGATGACAATTTCTGATCTCATCAGAAAACAACATATTTACAAGTTCTTTTGATGGGATCTTGAACATATCCCAAAATAGTTGACTCCTGACATGAAAACAGGACTTGGAATTTATCTTGATCTCTAGGTTGGCCTCATTTATTCATGGTTAATTGAAGAAAGACAAACCTCAGTTCGTAATAGCTGGAATAGGGGGAAAGGAGTTCTGAATTCTTGAAGAGTCTTCAAAATGGAATATTCTTAAGAAATTTGATTTCAAGGCCCAGCAAGCAGCATTAATACAAGCTCTGCAATTTCACAAAGATCATGTGGACTATTACTGTAGAGAAAACTCATGAAACTCAGCAGCTTGTGTTTGCTATACACAGTTACAGGAATGCACTAACATCCTTGAAAAGGCTCATTCTTTTAAGAGGAAGACCTTATTTACATCAGCCCAACTCTCTTTTTAGACGTTTCAGTTCAGGAGACATTACCCAAGGTCTGAACTAGCCAAACCAGATCAAACATTTTCGAATCTATGCTTCTTTAAATCCACTAATTTCAAAGCGTTTTATAAACAAGTACAGACACACCTCGTTTTATTTCAccgatactgcatttttttttttttaatgaattgaacATTTGTGGCAACCGTGCCTCCAGCAAGTCTGCCGGCATcctttttccaacagcatttgctcacttcaagTTTCTATATCACATTTGGATAATTCTCACACTATTTCAAGCTTTTGCATTGTTACTATATTCTGGTGAATTGTAGTCGATGATTTTCCATGTTGTTACTACCACTGGCTGAATTTTTAGCAACCAAGTATTATTAATTTAAGGTAtgtacactttttattttatttatttaatttttaaaattatttatttatttatttgctatttcttgggccgctccagcggcatatggagattcccaggctaggggtcgaatcggagctgtagccaccagcctacgccagagccacagcaacgcgggatccgagccgcgtctgcaacctacaccacagctcacggcaacaccggatccttaacccactgagcaaggccaggaatcgaacccgcaacctcatggttgctagtcggattcgttaaccactgcgccacgacgggaactccatgtacacTTTTTATAATGCTTGTGCACACTCAATAGACGAAGGTATCATGTAAAGGTAACTTTTGTATGCACGGGGAAACTAAGGAAATCTGTGCGACTCATTCTTTGGGGTGGTCTAGACCCAAATCTGCGGTATGGACCTGAATCCGCAGTATCTCTGAGATGAACCTAAGTCAGCACCGCGTGGGACGCTTTGCAAATGCTCCTTCGGTGTTTGTCCGATGAGCTAAGTGGCTGATCCTGTCGCTGTGACTCAACCACATGCTGGTGCACTTCGTGTTCTGGCCTCAGCCCCAGTAAGGACTGAAAACGGTTGCCCCCAGGAGATGTGTCTGTCTGGCTGTGATAGTgcccttcctgcttcctctttctAGGGAAGGTCTGGCTGATCTTCATGGTTCTGCTGAGGATGGCGGTGCTCATCCTGGCCGGGTCGCCCGTCTACCAGGATGAGCAGGAGAGGTTCGTGTGCAACACGCTGCAGCCGGGATGCGCCAACGTTTGCTATGACATCTTCGCCCCCGTGTCCCACCTGCGGTTCTGGCTGATCCAGAGCGTGGCTGTCCTCCTTCCCTTCGCCATCTTCAGTGTCTACGTGCTGCACAAAGGAGCCGAGGTGGCGGCGCGGGGACCCCGCGGGCCGGATAATGGCCCAGAGGACGCCGACCCCCTTGACCTGACCTCCAGGGCCAGGCGCTGCCTGACGGTGCCGGACTTCTCCTCGGGCTACACGGCCCACCTCTGCCTCCGGACGCTGACGGAGGCAGCTTTCGGTGCCCTGCACTACCTCCTCTTCGGATTCTTGGTCCCTAAGAGATTTTCGTGCACGCATCCTCCCTGCACCGGCGTGGTGGACTGTTACGTCTCTCGGCCCACAGAGAAGTCCATCCTGATGCTCTTCGTCTGGGCGGTCTGCGCGCTGTCCTTCCTGCTCAGTGTCACGGACCTGCTCTGCAGCGCGCGATGGACGACGCGCGGGCGACCCAGCCCAGCCCCGGCCGGGAGGAGGCCGCCTCAGGGGCCGGAGGACGGGGCGCGGGAGGGACGCGGGGCGCACGAGGGCGCGGGGCTGCGCGCTCGCCGGGGCCTGCGCAGCGGAGGGCGGGGGGCGCACAGTCCGGCGGCGGAGCCTGCCGCGCGGGGGCGCCGGGAGCTGCCTGGGGAGGACGAGAGTGACGCGCTGTCCTCCGTCAGCGACCAGCCGCCGGTGGCCGGGCCCGGAGCGGCGGCCCCGGGGTGGGAGGAGCGCCCCTGCGCGTCGCGCGCCAGGCTCCCGGGCCCCGGCAAGTCCGAGTGGGTGTGAGCCGCCCCGGTCCCGAGAGCGGCGACCGGGACCGAGAAAAAGGGATCCGCAGAAAGGCCCGCTGGCGGGGCAGGCTTGGCCAGAGGCTCTGATGCAGCGCCCCGCAAATTTAAGTTGGATAACGCCTTCTGCGGAAAACTGCGCGTGGCGTTCAAATGCGGATGAGGGCTCGGAGGATTAGCGACCGAGCGTCAGGTCCCCGAGGTTGCAGTGCTCTGGTTCTTTTGTCTCACGTTACTGCCCTTTGTGCTTCATAAAAAGCACGTTCTCTTGCATTTACAGAGCTCATTCATATTTGGAGATTTGCTGATGAATTattctgagggttttttgtttgttttggtttgtttttctgcttaGCTGATAAGGGCATCTGTTAGGCATGTTGTCCAGAGAGGCATATTTATTTTCCCTAAACCCTTTTAATAAAGTGAATGCTGACTGCATCATAGTGTCACGCTTCCTACCTCACCGTGTTATAGAAGAAACCACAAATGCAGGAAATATGGCTGAAAAAAATCGGGTCTTTTGTGGGGGTGGGTATGTCGGGTTGTTATTGCAGGTGGATGCGAGGTGCACAGGGTGAGGGGTGGTATGCTGGCTTGCTGAGGGTCGGTGGCTCTGTGGGCTGAGCCACTGTCCTCACTGAGCAGCGGGAGCACTCTGGCGGCGGATGGCAGGCGTAGGGTTGTCTGCGTcttccagtcccagctctgtgTGTGACCTTGAGAGTCATGCAGTCAGGGCTGCCCTAAGGGTCGTGCCATCTCAGGGGAGCCCTTGAGACCCGCTGCAGGTGTTCCAGCCTCCCGGTCTGTGGCTgatgctctggggtggggggaccctgGAGACACAACTGCCTCACCTCTCTGGGggctcccctctgctcccctggTTCTGGTCCAGCTGCTGCCAAGTTAGAGCGTGAGTCTGTTAGATCTTCAGGGCAGCCTTTATCTGCCACGCAGAGAAAAGCAGGATAGACCTGCTCATCTTTGTCAGGGGGTGAGGCCGAGCCACTGGGTGTCCTTGCAGAATGCACAGAGAGCCACTGGTCTCCAAAACCCCATGCCGAGGAAGAGGAACTTCGAATGAGCAAATAGTTAGGAAAGTGAAGCGAGGCTCCAGGGAAACAGCAGGCCCTTTTGACTGTTCTAAAGATGACTTTGACCGTGAAATAcctgccaggctgggggtgacGTCCTCCTTGATTTGCCTACACGGTGTCGAAGCCATtggttaaaactttaaaaaaatcatccaaaaatTGTTTTTGGGTGTAAAGCCCTTTGAATGAAAGTACCTGTCTTTAACGCATGCCGTAAATCTCTCTCCCACTCTTGTCTCTTTCATTTGCCCCTCAATCCAATGACTTTTCCTCCTGCTAAGCGGTGGCAGAGGCTGTGGGGACAGACCTGGGGTGGCCCTGCATGGTGACCCTGTGCTGTGAGGAGCAAAGTTGCATAAGCGGCCTCGAGCATTCTGCAGTGTGCGTGGCTGTGTCAGCAGTGACCACCTCGCCAGAACATGCAGATGGGGGGTgactcctcctctccttcctctcacaCAAGCCAGTGGACTTCTCCCCTGCTTTGTAACCCAGGTTTTGAAGCCTTTAAAGGTCTTTTCTaatcattgggggggggggatatctCAGACTGTATCCAAAAGGTAAAAGAAGTAGGAAATTGCATGATTTCAGTGTGGTTCTCTGCGTCTTTGGCAGAGAAAGACCTGGGTGAACGTGAGCTGGCTCACGGGCTTGTACCCCTCCCACAGAGCGTTACTGAGTCACTCCTGCCCCAGGCAGAGGCAGCGGGGCTTTTGGTAACTGTAGCTGCTCTAACAGGTCGCCCCAATCTTGGACATTGAACACAGAAGTTTCCTGATTGATGGGTAGCTTTCCTCTGGGTGGTGACTCAGGGCTCCTTCCACCCTGTGGCTCTACCATCTTCCACCCACGGTGCCAagattgctgtggcaaggacaAGACCGGTTCCGAGGCCAGGTCTGAAGAGGCCACCGGAATACCTGGTTAGAACTGGGTCCTAACTGCTTGGAAAGCTGGTAAGGGCAGCCTAATTACAGagccgcctcccccacccccacccctgcatccAAGGGTTCCAGGCACAGATTTAACCAACCatggatttgaaggagaaaaaaaaaaaaaaaaaagagagagagagagagagaggttttcCAGAAACCGTTCTCGGTTGGTGTTCTTTCTGCGGGGGAATCAGCTGGTGGGACCCAGACAGATGCTCAGGAGAGCGAAGTGGGGACCAGTGAGATTATGCTCGTGCTCTGCCAAGACAGGGATTATTTATGGAATTAATAAATgcgactctatttttttttttgtaggatgTTGCAATCTGCTGTGAGAACTTCCTTTGAATTTTCTGAGCGTGAGTCTGGTTTctggcaggaagggaggaggaggctgggcttTGCTGTGAGACAGGGGCCACCTGGTTCTCAGGCACAGACCTGCCCGCGTCCCCTCCTGCTGTGGACAGgcctcccacccctcacccagTGGCCCAGGCTGTCAGCCCTGCCAGCTGTATTTGGATTGTTCCGTGGGAGAAATGTTCCCTCGAAAGGACACAGATGTCTCTCCCCTCCCTGATTTGAAGCAGGGGAATACgcgttttcttccttcctgtccgTCGGACCGCCAGTCCCTTCCTCCGGGAACTTGCTCCTTTGGGCTGTGACCGGAGAGGGAGATGTGAGCGGCAGAAAACAGAGCTGAAAGAAGTGACTGTGTTTTCTCAGGAGCTGATGAAATGAGTTCATGGAGAATGCAGGAAATTAAAAGTCAAATGCCAAAAGAGATTTCGGGGGGGAAACAGGTGGAGCGCAGAGGAGCCGGGCATGTTTAAAGGATGGGAGTAGCTGTGTAGACTGTGGCTGTGTAGACTCTAGGTTGTGCAGACTGTGCTGCTGGCCGCTGGCCGGCTGCCGTCCACttcccagaccccccccccaccgtcagtcccccccccccccccggggtcCCTGAGCAGATTCCTCTCTGCAcagcccccctcccttcctctggcaAGTGCTTGTTGCTTTACCCATAGGCTGGGAAATGAGATTTCAAATCAGCGGAACTATATTGATAAACCAGTGTTTACTGAGCATCAGCTCTGCACTTGGCGTTTCATCTCTCGCTTTCACTTCTTTCTGTGAGGCTAAAGCAAAAACCCTAAACCAGAAAACAAGCCAGCTTCTCACCTGAGAGGCCAGCAAACCAGTGGGAAGAGTTCTAGCCAAAGGCCATTGTTCCGTTCAAACAATTCGTCCAATTCCTGTGAACTTGGATTTTCTCAGCACTGAAAGGGTCGTCGTGTCAGGACTGCCTGACTTCGTGGGCTTGTTGCGCCGTTCAGGCAAGATCGTGGAAgtggacgcccccccccccacccccagaggacaCAGTTGTGCGTAAGGTGTGTAAGGTGTGTCCTGCACTGTGGGATTGTCCATGCTTGACAGATCACTCTAAACTGATCTCTCCAGGAATTTGTGATGATGGAGCATTTGCACGTGGCGGAAGATGTCCACAGACCCAAGGATGCTCTTAACCTCCTTCCCACACCCTTTCTGACCAGCAGAGGCCTCTCTTGGACCATATTTCGGGTGTACTATTTCTAAGCACtgaagcaatattttatttcaggtgGTACATCTGGACCACTTTTGCTCTGCTTCTTTCTTGCTTATCTCTGCCCAGAAAAAGCAGGATTTAAGAAGTCTCGGCAGCAGATCTGGGAGTTGTGTTAGGCTAACTTTGGAAAACAGAGGGGTGAGAAGTGAGGGCTAGTGGAGAAATCGTGGGCACTCTGGCCTCCTGGGAAGGAGTGTGTCTAACAAGACAGTGACTCATCCTTTTGGGGTTGAGATGGGCCtcttattgctttttctttttcttttttgtctttttaggaccgcacctttggtgtatggacgttcccaggctaggggtccagttagagctgtagccaccagcctataccacagccatagcaacgtgagatctgagccgtttccctgacctacaccatggctcacagcaacaccagatccttaacccactgattgaggccagagattgaacttgtgtcctcatggatgccagtcagattcgtttcccctgagtcacgacaggaactccgatgccTCTTATTTCTACTCTATTTGTGTTACAGTGGTTGCCCCTTTCCCTGGCTTTTTCATGTTTGCAGGTTGCAAACTGCAAATGTTTGGCCTGAGATGTGGATTCATAATAAAAGATGACAACCAAGACCGACGGAGGTGGAACTGGGGGTGGGCGGTGTCCTGCAGACCCTCTGGTGTGACCACCCAGGAAGCTGGGAGGTGGCAGTGCCAACAGATGCCAGTATCTCCCTGCATTTAAGATTCCCCCTTCCAGCTGTTGACTAAACAGCTACAAGAATACCCTTCCAGCTCTCAAATAAGGTGTCTACCAAGGGGCAGGAGGTTCCCCTCCTTGGCTTATAAAGTgatatattcttttatgtttaagGACTTGTtctccttttcttgttctttagaAGGTCAAAGTGCTTTTGATCTCAGAAAGAGTATTTGAGAGGCAATTACGTGTCTATAAATTGGTCTTCCTcacctgggattttttttttttttttttttgctatttttagggccgcacccgtggcttatggaggttcccaggttaggggtccaatgggagctacagccgccggcctacaccacagccacagcaatgcgggatccaagccacgtctgtgacctactccatagctcatggcaacactggatctttaacccattgagcgagaccagggattgaacccacatcctcatggttcctagtcgttaaccactgagccatgatgggaattcctcaccTGGAATTTGATTTGAAAAAACCCTCAGGCATTATTAAAGTTTACATTGAGTATATCTGGTGCCATTTCCTTCCGAAATGAAAATTCAGTAACTTTATGGAGGTGGTATGTAGGATTGGCCTTAAGCTAAAGCAGGTCCTTTAGATTTTGTTCTGTGCCCAGAGTGGGCCTTCACAGAGACagtgaaaagacaaggaaatgttTCCACTCTCCCACTAGCTGAgggcttttctttgcttttgtttccccatctgtaaaaaaaaaaaaagtcatctttcgGAAGTAAGATATATAAAAGGTgacattatgtcctttttttttttggctttttatggccttacctgtggcatatggaagcccccaggtgaggggtcaattcggagctgctgctgggggctacaccacagccacggcaatgccagatccttaactcactgagaggccagggatggaacctacatcttcacagagagtatattgtgttcttaaccctctgagccacaacgggaactccagttctcctcattctttttttttttttgtctttttgccatttcttgggccgctcctgtggtatatggaggttcccaggctagggatctaatcagagctgtagccgccagcctacatcagagccacagcaacgcgggatccgagccatgtctgcgacccacaccacagctcatggcaatgctggatccttaacccattgagcgagggcaggggtcgaacccacaatctcatggttcctagtcggattcgtgaaccactgcaccatgatgggaactcccgagttcTCTTCATTCTTGAAGGCAGGTAGACAGAGGGGGTTATTGTCCACAAAGTGGAATGTTCTCGGTACTGTAGGCGCTCTAGGAGGTTAACAGATCCAAAGAGCACGTGTACATTCTCGACCAACAGGAAGCCAGGTTGACTCCACGCACACTTTCTGTGAAGTTACCATAATTTCATGGCTTGAATTTAAACGCTAGCCTTGAAGACGCCACTTCCCTCTGGTGACTTTTCTGGACCTTGGGGGTGCTCCCTCCAAGTAGATGGTGTGTCTGTGGGTGAATTGCCCTTGGGCATGGACCTGAGTCACAGGGATGCTCGTTAGTTACGTTTTCGTAATTAACCACTTTGTAACATAGTCATCCTTTCTTATTAGGGAATTTAAATCCAATAAGATTGATAAGTTGGGCCAGGTTTAAAAAGAACTTGACCAGTTAGGTgtagttatttacttattttttattttttatgtttagggccgctcccgcggcatatggaggttcccaggttaggggctgaatcagagctgtagctgccagcctacaccacagccacagcaaagcgggatctgagccgcgtctgcaacctacaccacagctcacagcagtgccagatccataacccactgagcaaggccagggatcgaacccgcagcctcatggttaccagtgggatttgttttcactgcgccacaatgggcactcccagtTAGGTATGTTTAAATGCTTTCCatgatgtaattattttaatcatGATTTCCCTCCATGCTTGAAGAAGTTGCCTTTCTGGAATAAATTTCAATGCAGACTAAACACGAAAACACAAGTCTGTGTTTTTCAGCCTGTGGCTCCCAGCTGTCCTGATTAAGGACTGGTCTTGCCCTGTCCCCAGGCACTTCTGCCCCATCTAGTTTAAGCCCCCAGACCCATGCACACTTGGAAGTAGGGATGCTGAGGCACTGTCTTGAGGCGGTGCCGATTGGTGGGACTGGGGAGTGAGGAAGAGGGATGAGACCCTGGCCGGGTACTGAGGAGCTTCCACCAAAGAGGACGCCCTGGTGGGAGATGGGTGCTGATGGTTtctctgcttgtttaatctttaaatcgtCTATTTATTTGTTCCATGTTTCTTTTAACGTATCAGCCTTCGCCTCGAGGTTTCTTCCCCCCAAGATCTTGGGTTGCCTTTACCATCATCActccaaagcctttttttttttaaaattatttattattattatttttttcccactgtacagcaagggagtcaggtcatccttacatatatacattacaattacattttccccccagcctttcttctgttgcaacatgagtatctagacaaagttctcaatgctattcagcaggatcaaAGCCTTTTTCATGGTGGTTGCTAATCTCCAGTTCAGGAGATCCGGGCAAACCCCTGCAGAGGACCAGGGGCAGCGTGTAAGGCCTCCTCAGCGTGCGGCTGGGTAACAGCACGTGGGGTTGGATGTGAAGGGTGGAGCCAGGTGGCCTTGGGCATTTGGGAAGGTGGAGGAGTGGAGACCCGCccctgtgtgtgtatgtcaaaGAGGTCTGAGGGCTGACAGATCTGTCGCTAACTCCAGATCTCTAAGTGGAGCCAAGAGAGGTCCAAAAAAGACTCCCTTGAGTCAGCCCAAGGTAGGGAGGGTATGTGTCTCCTTGGGGCCACTGGGAGAACTTGTCCAGCTAGATCTCCCCGATGAACGTTGCCAATAACCTCGCATGTATGTCTAACACCAATGTTTCTTAATTGTTATTCGTTAGGGTCAGAAAGCATCCtgtccttttctatttttgtctcctttgcaGACATTCTGGCTGAGATGGGGAATGTACTCTCTACTCTTTTCTTTGGCGTCTTGTTGGGTCTGGTTGGTGAAGAGACTTATGAGGAAGGCCACTGTGAATATGAGGATGCAGGAAGGAACTCGGTACCTGAGAAGGACACATGGACGTCACCAAGGAGGAGGACACAGAACGAGGGTGGAGGGGACCTAAACACACACTGCCCCTACTTCCCATGCGGgtgcttgacccctagcccagcaggCTGCCTCTGGATAGGCTCTGATCTAGTGGGGGAGGTGATGGGAGATTTGGAGGCAAAATATGGACCCCAAGAATTGTGTGGAACCAGGGGTAGAAAGGCATCGAGGTTGTGTCAGTCTTGATTGTTCTAGGAAACCACACTGTTGCTACTCCAAATAGAATTAACACCTTTTGTTGTTAACTTGACACGTCTCACGCAAGTTAATGAACAGCTTCCAGTAAAACTACAGCAGTCACTTTAGGGGTCTGGAAAAGTGTCGTTGACCTTTCCTGCAGACCCACCCTCACTTTGTTGAACTTGGAAACCTCTGTGTTAGTCTTGCACTAATCCTTCTTGAGTTGGCACAACATGACTGTGCTGGAAAGTCATGGAATTCACCCCATTCATCCTTTAATTAGACTAAACTTGGATTAAAAAGCTTGTGTGATTTGGAAAAATCCAATCTTTGGTCTCAGATGCCTAAATCCTCGGAGAATTTTGAAGTGCAAATTTAGAAATCATAATACAGCGTTAGGTTCTGTTAATCTGAAGAGCATGTGAGTCATTTTAAACCTAGAGCATTTCAGACTTAGTCATTTCCTTCATATGAACTCCAACTTTCCAGCGTAAAAGTTATGAAGGGTAAGGTTTTCCAGCGCATGGAACTCCAAGTCTCCAACGTGGGGACGGGGGATGGAAGTAAATTGCTAACGGGACTGCAGCGTTTTGCTGCAACtctgatgaaatttttttttttttttgcttcctccaAACTTTGCCTCTGGTAaactttcttctctatttttttctccctcctttattCTGCTCGCTGTCTAGCTCTACTGGGAGTTGGTTTTCCCCGTTGAGTTTCACATGAAGAAAGTGTCCACAGTTGAACATGGTGCTTTGAATTTCCTCCCACGTCTTGGCGGGTCACAGAGACCTGCAAGTGAAACCCCCAGTTCTCTGCACAGTCGGTGCTCAACAGACATAGGCTGAATGGGTGGATTTTCAGAAAagcatacaatttaaaaaataatagaaactctctcttcttattttttaaaattaattaatttatttatttgggccacatgtgcaacatatggacattcccaggctaggggttgcattggagctgcatcggccggcctacgccacagccacagtggcaccagattggagctgcatctgcaacgatgccacagctttcagccatgccggatccttaagcccctgagtgaggccagggatcgaacctgcaccctcatggatactagtcgggttcgtaacccactgagccacaatgggaactccagaaattctctCTTCTGAGTGGGTTAAAGCACTGACCCTTAACCATTATAAATCACCAGCATCTCGTTGAGGAGTATACGATCTtgaatttccttcttcttcttctttttttgtaaatagagatttaaaacatacattttttttcctctcagtcatttcatttgtttctctgaAGTCATTTCCTTCATATGAAAGGGCAGATGCGATAgtttgtcagttatacctcagtttaaaaaggggggggagaaagaaaaaaaggcagggcCACACAataattattattctcatttcatggatgaggaaaaCGGAGGCCAGAAACAGGGATGAGATTATAGGCTAATAAAAACTAGGGTAAGAACGCAGAAATTCTGCTTAGTCTAGTTCTTTCTGTATTCTGCTTCCCTTCTTTCAGGAGAAGGCAGACTTACCTACGGTGAGTTGTCTGTGGGAAGCTGTGAGGGTTGCTAAggccattcaataaatatttctgggCATGTTTATGTCCTGGAGCCCTTTGGGGTGTAATATGGACCCATGATTTGCTTTGGTTAGTGACATGTGTAGTAAGACACTGCCATAAGAATTGGTAGATACATTCTCTCCAACCTATGCAGGAATAATGGAAGTACCTCCCAAGATAAAAGCTTTAACACATGTAGTGTCCATTCCACAAAGTGTCTACAGCTCTATACTCTCTTTCTAATCCGAGTGATGCCATGAAATGATGCCTTTTGTTTGGCTGTAACAAATCTTTACTACCAACTTCCGTTTTAATAATGCCCCCCCACCAAGGTGTCCATGTCCTAATTCCTGGAATTTGTAAATACGTTACCTTGTATAGCAAAAAGGACTTTGCAAATAtaattgagttaaggatcttgagatgggattatctctctttctgaattatgCGGGTCAACCCAGTGTAACTAAAGGGGGAGGCAGACAAGTCAGAGATGTGACCTCGGAAGTGGAGTTtggtgagttccctggtagctcagcagatgaaggttctggtgttgtcgctgctgtggtggggCTTCAATCCCGGCCCCACATCTGCAGGCTGTGGACgtggccagaaaaataaaaaaagcagagTTTGAGG from Phacochoerus africanus isolate WHEZ1 chromosome 12, ROS_Pafr_v1, whole genome shotgun sequence includes these protein-coding regions:
- the GJD4 gene encoding gap junction delta-4 protein, which translates into the protein MDQPDLLGFLVITLNCNVTIVGKVWLIFMVLLRMAVLILAGSPVYQDEQERFVCNTLQPGCANVCYDIFAPVSHLRFWLIQSVAVLLPFAIFSVYVLHKGAEVAARGPRGPDNGPEDADPLDLTSRARRCLTVPDFSSGYTAHLCLRTLTEAAFGALHYLLFGFLVPKRFSCTHPPCTGVVDCYVSRPTEKSILMLFVWAVCALSFLLSVTDLLCSARWTTRGRPSPAPAGRRPPQGPEDGAREGRGAHEGAGLRARRGLRSGGRGAHSPAAEPAARGRRELPGEDESDALSSVSDQPPVAGPGAAAPGWEERPCASRARLPGPGKSEWV